One region of Mycolicibacterium rhodesiae NBB3 genomic DNA includes:
- a CDS encoding HpcH/HpaI aldolase family protein, with product MHRPLRDALRGDGLVLCLALINARTPDVPAIAAACGYDAVYVDLEHTSTSLETAAMLCATALGAGISGLVRVPSHDPSVIARVLDNGAVGVIVPHVNSSEEAEAVVDAARFPPNGHRSISGPNPVSGYRAMPATELTAVLERRTVVAVMIETPAAVEASGAIAAVNGVDMILLGPSDLTAEMGIHGDYENEHFRDAVDSVAAACRKHGVALGVAGIKSVDLLKQFIGLGLRFISAGTDVGMMTEAATARAQALRELEPE from the coding sequence GTGCACAGACCACTGCGCGACGCGCTACGCGGTGACGGCTTGGTGCTGTGTCTCGCGCTGATAAACGCGCGCACGCCCGATGTTCCAGCCATCGCGGCGGCATGTGGATACGACGCGGTATATGTCGATCTCGAGCACACGTCGACGTCGCTTGAGACAGCCGCCATGCTCTGCGCAACCGCACTGGGGGCGGGTATATCGGGGTTGGTGCGGGTACCCTCACACGACCCAAGCGTGATCGCTCGGGTACTCGACAATGGTGCCGTGGGAGTCATTGTCCCGCATGTAAATTCGAGCGAGGAGGCAGAGGCGGTCGTCGATGCCGCCCGCTTTCCGCCGAACGGTCATCGATCGATATCGGGACCCAATCCCGTGAGCGGATACCGTGCGATGCCCGCAACGGAGCTGACCGCTGTGCTGGAACGCCGCACAGTGGTCGCGGTGATGATCGAAACTCCCGCCGCGGTCGAGGCGAGCGGTGCCATCGCGGCGGTGAACGGCGTTGACATGATCTTGCTCGGACCTAGCGATCTGACCGCGGAGATGGGGATCCACGGCGACTATGAGAATGAGCATTTCCGCGATGCAGTAGACTCTGTCGCAGCGGCTTGCCGTAAGCACGGCGTGGCGCTCGGAGTTGCCGGAATCAAGTCCGTTGACCTGCTGAAACAGTTCATCGGTCTGGGATTGCGATTCATCTCGGCGGGGACGGACGTCGGAATGATGACCGAGGCTGCTACGGCCCGCGCACAAGCCTTACGGGAGCTCGAACCCGAATAG